Proteins encoded by one window of Anaerosalibacter sp. Marseille-P3206:
- a CDS encoding L,D-transpeptidase family protein: MKKDKNILLIILVVFIFSIGLMNYYSKKVVQANYIEKTESKERIPLVSRSLNLLEERSDKVSNHIYEGEALNTIEKNGNTIIYIDKDEQSDVIVTLKDYEKIELLETIPNGWFKVKLKSGQVGYVDARYIRTDRIPPHKYDENSSEWVIKFSENNQTIRIFNKGELVLKSIGSSGIRDSFTPKGVFQIEEGRRGEWSYVPRFEQGMKYWVGFKGTYLFHSIPCTIDGEIIEEEAKKLGKPSSHGCIRLPVEVSKFIFDNVPDGSIVIIE, translated from the coding sequence ATGAAAAAAGATAAAAATATACTTCTTATAATCTTAGTAGTTTTTATTTTTAGTATTGGTCTGATGAATTATTATTCTAAAAAAGTTGTACAGGCTAATTATATAGAAAAAACAGAATCAAAAGAAAGAATTCCATTAGTTAGTAGATCACTAAATTTATTGGAAGAAAGAAGTGATAAAGTATCAAATCATATTTATGAAGGCGAAGCATTAAACACTATTGAGAAAAATGGTAATACAATAATATATATTGATAAAGATGAACAAAGTGATGTAATTGTAACACTTAAAGATTATGAAAAAATAGAATTACTAGAAACTATTCCAAATGGGTGGTTTAAAGTGAAACTAAAAAGTGGACAGGTAGGATATGTAGATGCTAGATACATAAGAACTGATAGAATTCCACCGCATAAATACGATGAAAATTCTTCAGAATGGGTAATCAAATTTAGCGAAAACAATCAAACTATAAGAATTTTTAACAAAGGGGAATTAGTATTAAAAAGCATAGGTTCTAGTGGCATAAGGGATAGTTTTACTCCAAAGGGAGTGTTTCAGATAGAGGAAGGTAGAAGGGGAGAATGGTCATATGTACCTAGGTTTGAACAAGGAATGAAATATTGGGTAGGATTTAAAGGGACATATTTATTTCATTCTATACCATGTACAATAGATGGAGAGATTATAGAAGAAGAAGCTAAAAAACTAGGCAAACCTTCAAGTCATGGATGTATTAGATTACCAGTTGAAGTGTCTAAGTTTATATTCGACAATGTGCCTGATGGTTCAATAGTGATAATAGAGTAG
- a CDS encoding acyl-CoA dehydratase activase: MYFIGVDIGSTAAKTAIFENDKLINTFVVPTGWSSIETANVIKDRIISDGICEDDMKVVATGYGRVSVPYAHKTVTEITCHGKGAAYLTGEDCTVVDIGGQDTKIITVENGMIVDFIMNDKCSAGTGRFLEIMANTLGVDINTLCDLAERGSGVTISSMCTVFAESEVISLIGRGEKKEDIAFAIVDSIVNKVASLCKKHSDGTNYFLTGGLCECDYIVRSLSDKLENPVKTSPMARFAGAIGAGILAKNIK, from the coding sequence ATTGGAGTCGATATAGGGTCTACAGCAGCTAAGACTGCGATATTTGAAAATGACAAATTGATTAATACATTTGTTGTACCTACGGGATGGAGTAGTATAGAAACTGCTAATGTCATAAAGGATAGAATCATATCAGATGGAATATGTGAAGACGACATGAAAGTAGTAGCTACAGGATATGGAAGAGTATCCGTTCCTTATGCACATAAGACAGTTACTGAAATCACTTGTCACGGAAAAGGAGCAGCCTATCTTACAGGAGAAGATTGTACTGTAGTAGATATAGGAGGACAAGATACAAAGATTATAACTGTAGAAAATGGCATGATAGTAGATTTTATTATGAATGATAAATGTTCTGCAGGTACAGGAAGATTTTTAGAGATTATGGCAAATACATTAGGAGTAGATATAAACACATTATGTGATTTGGCCGAGAGGGGCAGTGGTGTCACTATAAGTTCGATGTGTACTGTATTTGCTGAATCTGAGGTAATAAGTCTTATTGGGAGAGGAGAAAAAAAAGAGGATATAGCCTTTGCTATAGTAGATTCAATAGTAAACAAGGTTGCATCTCTGTGCAAAAAGCATTCTGATGGGACAAATTATTTCTTAACCGGTGGACTATGTGAATGTGATTATATAGTTAGAAGTTTATCAGATAAACTTGAGAATCCTGTTAAGACTAGTCCAATGGCTCGTTTTGCTGGTGCCATAGGCGCTGGTATTTTAGCTAAAAATATTAAGTAA